One window from the genome of Desulfobacterales bacterium encodes:
- a CDS encoding divergent polysaccharide deacetylase family protein, producing MAKRKPTRKKRRPKKPRKKAAAKSPFYKALSGLVILAVVVAAAGFLIYTLLPPGTPVSSPANTSSAKTKTAPAAPKPTFEIYPKEKPPPAKPLAKAKIPETIPEPQPHKSLPSVALIIDDLGYDKKIAKKFAQLNVVLTFSILPHSPFQQKTVRLAESKGLEIMLHLPMEPVEYPAVNPGPGTLLTSMSADELIAQLDKNLNSLPGVKGVNNHMGSRLTAESTQLYQIFSVLKKRGLYFIDSRTSADSLCEPSARLFQIPFAQRDVFLDHDPTPEFIRNQIKELIRIARRNGQAVGILHPHATTYQILREMLPDLQKKVHLVPASKIVRPVG from the coding sequence AAAGTCCATTTTATAAAGCCTTGTCCGGACTGGTCATCTTGGCTGTGGTGGTCGCCGCTGCCGGTTTTTTGATCTATACCCTGTTGCCGCCCGGGACCCCTGTTTCTAGCCCTGCCAACACCTCGTCCGCGAAGACCAAAACAGCGCCAGCAGCCCCCAAACCGACTTTTGAGATTTATCCAAAAGAAAAGCCGCCGCCTGCCAAGCCGTTGGCTAAAGCAAAAATTCCAGAAACGATTCCCGAACCGCAGCCACACAAAAGCCTGCCATCTGTAGCGCTGATTATCGATGATTTGGGCTATGACAAAAAAATAGCCAAAAAATTCGCGCAATTGAATGTGGTTTTGACCTTTTCTATTTTGCCCCACAGTCCTTTTCAGCAAAAAACTGTCCGGCTGGCAGAATCAAAGGGATTGGAAATAATGCTGCATTTGCCGATGGAACCGGTTGAGTATCCCGCGGTGAACCCGGGCCCCGGAACGCTGTTGACTTCCATGTCCGCCGATGAATTGATTGCCCAACTTGATAAAAACCTTAACTCGCTGCCGGGAGTGAAAGGCGTCAATAACCACATGGGTTCCCGGTTAACCGCAGAATCGACCCAGCTGTATCAGATATTTTCAGTTTTGAAGAAACGAGGTCTTTATTTTATTGATAGCCGTACATCGGCGGATTCTTTGTGCGAACCATCCGCACGGCTGTTTCAGATACCATTCGCCCAGCGCGATGTTTTTCTCGACCATGACCCGACGCCGGAGTTTATCCGCAACCAGATCAAAGAACTGATACGGATTGCCAGACGCAACGGTCAGGCGGTGGGCATCCTCCACCCACACGCAACAACGTATCAGATATTACGGGAAATGTTGCCGGATCTGCAAAAAAAGGTTCATCTGGTGCCGGCTTCTAAAATTGTGCGCCCCGTCGGATGA